A part of Streptomyces sp. NBC_00557 genomic DNA contains:
- a CDS encoding RNA polymerase-binding protein RbpA — protein sequence MASGNAIRGSRVGAGPMGEAERGESAPRLRVSFWCSNGHETQPSFASDAQVPDTWDCPRCGFPAGQDRDNPPDPPRTEPYKTHLAYVRERRSDADGEAILAEALAKLRGEI from the coding sequence GTGGCAAGTGGCAACGCGATCCGAGGAAGCCGGGTCGGGGCGGGGCCGATGGGCGAGGCCGAGCGCGGCGAGTCCGCGCCGCGTCTGCGCGTCTCCTTCTGGTGCTCCAACGGGCACGAGACGCAGCCGAGCTTCGCCAGCGACGCGCAGGTCCCCGACACCTGGGACTGCCCCCGCTGCGGCTTCCCGGCCGGCCAGGACCGGGACAACCCGCCGGACCCGCCGCGCACCGAGCCGTACAAGACGCACCTCGCGTACGTACGGGAGCGGCGCAGCGACGCGGACGGCGAGGCGATCCTCGCCGAGGCGCTCGCCAAACTGCGGGGCGAGATCTAG